In Indioceanicola profundi, the following proteins share a genomic window:
- a CDS encoding calcium-binding protein, with product MFTGTKGNDTLQATSASERMNAGDGDDVLTGAGGGDTMNGADGADLFLFGPGFGKDEVIGFKVGEDKIHVLDYFDGTSLDTHVEAFAFFDSNGDTTLSALDDRISLAKGRLVLDFGEGNQISFVGVKELGSDAFDGAMV from the coding sequence GTGTTCACCGGCACAAAGGGCAACGACACGCTGCAAGCTACATCGGCATCGGAGCGGATGAATGCCGGTGACGGCGACGATGTGCTTACTGGGGCCGGCGGCGGCGACACGATGAATGGTGCCGATGGTGCCGATCTGTTCCTGTTCGGTCCGGGGTTCGGCAAGGATGAGGTGATTGGCTTCAAGGTAGGCGAGGATAAGATTCATGTGCTCGACTATTTTGATGGCACAAGCCTCGACACCCACGTGGAGGCCTTCGCCTTCTTTGACAGCAATGGCGACACCACGCTGAGCGCCCTCGATGACCGCATCAGCCTGGCCAAGGGACGCCTGGTCCTCGATTTCGGAGAGGGCAATCAGATCAGCTTTGTGGGGGTGAAGGAGCTCGGGTCCGACGCATTTGATGGTGCGATGGTCTGA
- a CDS encoding MFS transporter, producing the protein MPLQKSDNSSRSAKVIALVGGGHFFSHFYHLTLPPLFPVLREHFDVSYTELGLVMTMFFAASGLAQTPAGFLVDRFGAYKVLVTGLLLLAGSMILAGQITSFWLFVPLMIMAGLGNSVFHPADYAILTHAVEPKRMALAYSIHTIGGVLGWAAAPAVLLFLASALSWPTAISLVGSFGLTVGLILMASKRTLDVTPRHAGTGTKAGAEKGRVLITAPILACFTYFALLSISLTGLQTFMPTALPKLHGIDLTTASLMLTGYMIANAAGTLVGGIAAGRTHRHEFMVAAGLAGAALTVLAVGHVAMSAGVLLVAIAIAGFLSGSTTPARDMLVRSAAPAGATGRVFGFVYSGLDLGACLAPLVLGVLLDNGHPAVAMTVIAASLFTTIFSAFLIGKAPKAQTT; encoded by the coding sequence ATGCCTTTGCAAAAATCCGATAATAGCAGCAGAAGCGCAAAGGTGATTGCCCTAGTTGGCGGTGGGCATTTCTTCAGCCACTTCTATCATCTCACGCTACCGCCGCTGTTTCCAGTTTTGCGAGAGCATTTCGACGTCAGCTATACAGAACTTGGTCTGGTTATGACGATGTTCTTCGCGGCGTCCGGTTTGGCCCAGACGCCTGCAGGGTTCCTTGTTGATCGCTTCGGTGCCTACAAGGTTCTGGTCACAGGCCTGTTGCTGCTCGCTGGAAGCATGATCCTTGCTGGTCAAATCACATCGTTCTGGCTGTTTGTCCCCCTGATGATCATGGCCGGTCTCGGCAACAGCGTGTTCCATCCCGCCGACTACGCAATTCTTACCCATGCGGTCGAGCCTAAGCGGATGGCGCTTGCCTATAGCATACATACGATCGGTGGCGTGTTGGGATGGGCGGCGGCACCGGCGGTGCTGTTGTTCTTGGCGTCAGCACTGTCGTGGCCAACTGCCATCAGCCTGGTGGGCAGTTTCGGACTGACCGTCGGGCTCATTCTGATGGCCTCAAAACGCACATTGGATGTGACCCCGCGCCATGCTGGGACAGGCACCAAGGCGGGAGCAGAGAAGGGGAGGGTGTTGATTACGGCTCCGATCCTGGCTTGTTTTACGTATTTCGCCTTGTTGTCTATATCCTTGACCGGTTTGCAGACTTTCATGCCGACAGCCCTGCCGAAGCTGCACGGTATCGATCTCACGACAGCCAGTCTGATGCTGACCGGATACATGATCGCCAATGCGGCCGGCACCCTGGTCGGGGGGATTGCGGCCGGGCGCACCCATCGTCACGAATTCATGGTTGCCGCTGGTCTTGCCGGTGCCGCTTTAACCGTTCTGGCCGTTGGTCATGTGGCTATGAGCGCTGGCGTTCTTCTTGTTGCCATCGCGATCGCAGGCTTCCTATCCGGATCGACGACCCCAGCCCGAGATATGTTGGTGCGCTCGGCCGCACCGGCCGGTGCCACGGGCAGGGTGTTCGGTTTCGTCTATTCAGGGCTCGATCTTGGGGCATGTCTGGCGCCGCTGGTTTTGGGCGTGCTCCTCGATAATGGGCATCCGGCCGTAGCAATGACGGTAATCGCCGCAAGCCTGTTCACGACAATCTTTTCGGCCTTTTTGATTGGAAAGGCACCGAAGGCACAGACCACCTGA
- a CDS encoding Ig-like domain-containing protein: MPITANATIRTCSTSTLTFSGMPALGDGGTLDIRLSATDLAGARVPDDFTIEIEPSNHGPVANSDTVKVNEDATTLNLWNTLLADDTEPDAGDTRTIVSVNTEGTVGTVSFSAATRTVTYSTDDPARDLLEPDGAPVPTSFIYMIRDAGDLESTATVTVNVPGV; encoded by the coding sequence ATGCCCATTACCGCAAACGCCACTATTCGCACCTGTAGTACTAGCACGCTGACGTTCAGCGGAATGCCGGCACTTGGTGATGGGGGTACGTTGGATATCAGGCTCTCGGCCACGGATCTTGCTGGTGCGAGGGTCCCTGATGACTTCACGATTGAAATCGAGCCATCGAACCATGGGCCGGTTGCCAATAGCGACACGGTCAAGGTCAATGAGGACGCTACAACGCTGAACCTTTGGAATACGCTGCTTGCCGACGATACCGAACCCGATGCTGGCGATACCCGCACGATCGTTTCGGTGAACACGGAGGGTACGGTCGGAACGGTCAGCTTCAGCGCCGCCACGCGAACAGTTACCTATAGCACCGACGATCCGGCCCGGGATCTGCTCGAACCGGACGGTGCCCCGGTGCCGACCAGCTTCATCTACATGATCCGGGATGCTGGCGACCTTGAGTCCACCGCAACGGTCACGGTCAATGTTCCGGGTGTTTAG
- a CDS encoding sterol desaturase family protein: MELTQTVMTERQRKYRETYRERVAGWYNGWLHVAIIYTIGFTALYIYLANVENLRWWELLIVPVTFLGANFFEWFLHRYVMHRPSKIPALRAIYNRHTLMHHQFFTEEEMRFANHHDWRVTFFPPYALATFTLMSIPMALVAGWIFTPNVGWLFITTTTSMYLIYEFMHFCTHVDENWFVRNVPFINTNRRHHTAHHNQSIMMERNMNLTFPIMDWLFGTSDLNRGLIGHLFNGYDTRYVKQDMRKTSRTPKPQSKHTMVAAE; the protein is encoded by the coding sequence ATGGAACTCACTCAAACCGTGATGACCGAACGGCAGCGCAAATATCGTGAGACCTACCGCGAGCGCGTGGCCGGCTGGTATAACGGCTGGCTGCATGTCGCCATCATCTACACGATCGGCTTTACCGCGCTGTATATCTATCTGGCGAATGTCGAGAATCTGCGCTGGTGGGAACTGCTCATCGTGCCGGTAACCTTCCTCGGTGCGAACTTCTTCGAATGGTTCCTGCATCGCTATGTGATGCACCGACCCTCCAAAATCCCGGCGCTGCGGGCGATCTACAATCGCCATACCTTGATGCACCACCAGTTCTTCACCGAAGAAGAAATGCGCTTCGCCAACCATCATGACTGGCGTGTGACCTTCTTCCCGCCCTACGCCTTGGCCACCTTCACCCTGATGTCTATTCCGATGGCGCTGGTCGCGGGCTGGATCTTTACCCCGAATGTGGGCTGGCTCTTCATCACCACCACGACCTCCATGTACCTCATCTACGAGTTCATGCACTTCTGCACACACGTCGATGAGAACTGGTTCGTGCGCAACGTGCCCTTCATCAACACGAACCGCCGCCACCACACCGCCCATCACAACCAGTCCATTATGATGGAGCGGAACATGAATCTGACTTTCCCGATCATGGACTGGCTGTTCGGCACGTCCGACCTCAATCGGGGGCTCATCGGTCACCTGTTCAACGGCTACGACACCCGCTATGTGAAGCAGGATATGCGCAAGACCTCGCGCACCCCGAAGCCCCAGTCGAAGCACACCATGGTGGCTGCGGAATAA
- a CDS encoding Zn-dependent alcohol dehydrogenase gives MVLSYQAAVLHEAGSPLRIETVTAPDLRPKEVLVQVRAAGLCHTDLEVIQGQLRYPMPIILGHEAAGEVVAMGSEAQEVQVGDHVVLSWNPHCNSCFYCNRDLPILCEPYLQEGAKALHFDGTSKARQADGTELHHLMFLGTFAEYCIVPDQQAVPVPKAIPFDAACLIGCGVMTGAGAALNIAEIAPGDSVMVVGCGAVGLAAVQGARMAKAGTIIAVDLNDQKLDLATRLGATHGVNASKADVAAQVRALTQGRGADVVLESAGSPAAFRTTVEAVRPGGQVIWLGKTDVQADISFRWGALMQEKRIRRSSYGGARPSRDFPMLAQAYIDGTLKLDELITQRIGLDRINDGFAALARGEAIRSVVMF, from the coding sequence ATGGTGCTCTCCTACCAGGCCGCAGTTCTTCATGAGGCCGGATCACCGCTCCGGATCGAAACCGTGACGGCTCCAGACCTACGCCCCAAAGAAGTACTCGTTCAGGTCCGGGCGGCCGGACTTTGTCATACGGATCTCGAGGTAATACAGGGGCAGCTGCGCTATCCCATGCCCATCATTCTGGGTCATGAAGCGGCCGGCGAGGTCGTGGCGATGGGCAGCGAGGCGCAGGAGGTCCAGGTTGGAGACCATGTGGTGCTGTCCTGGAACCCGCATTGCAACAGCTGCTTCTACTGCAATCGCGATCTCCCGATCCTCTGTGAGCCGTATCTGCAAGAAGGAGCGAAGGCCCTGCATTTCGATGGAACTTCCAAGGCCCGGCAAGCGGATGGCACGGAACTCCACCACCTGATGTTTCTCGGCACCTTCGCCGAGTACTGCATCGTACCGGACCAGCAGGCGGTTCCGGTGCCGAAGGCCATCCCTTTCGATGCGGCCTGCCTGATCGGGTGCGGTGTCATGACGGGAGCCGGGGCGGCCCTCAATATCGCCGAGATCGCACCTGGCGATTCAGTGATGGTGGTGGGCTGCGGAGCCGTGGGACTGGCAGCTGTGCAGGGAGCCCGCATGGCAAAGGCCGGCACGATCATCGCCGTGGATCTCAATGATCAAAAGCTGGACCTTGCGACCCGGCTTGGGGCGACACATGGGGTAAATGCGAGCAAAGCGGATGTGGCGGCGCAAGTTCGCGCGCTGACGCAAGGGCGTGGCGCGGATGTGGTGCTGGAATCCGCAGGGAGCCCGGCAGCTTTTCGCACCACGGTGGAGGCAGTACGCCCCGGTGGGCAGGTTATCTGGTTGGGTAAGACGGATGTGCAGGCCGATATTTCGTTTCGCTGGGGCGCTTTGATGCAGGAAAAGCGTATCCGCAGGTCCAGCTACGGTGGGGCACGTCCCTCGCGCGATTTCCCGATGCTGGCGCAAGCCTATATTGATGGCACGTTGAAGCTGGACGAGCTGATCACGCAGCGGATCGGGCTGGACCGCATCAATGATGGTTTCGCAGCACTTGCACGTGGTGAGGCTATTCGGAGCGTTGTGATGTTCTAA
- a CDS encoding DUF6166 domain-containing protein has translation MTKVYRGDRTIDGVSVTVDGQPLPYRTDLKRIADDDFEWSYEGDAPSQLALAILADHLGDEQAVALYDLFMREVVANFSNEWEMTSEDIDEALSQIRSQAA, from the coding sequence ATGACCAAGGTTTATCGGGGGGACCGCACCATCGACGGCGTGTCTGTGACCGTGGATGGCCAGCCGCTGCCGTATCGCACCGATTTGAAGCGGATCGCGGACGATGATTTCGAGTGGAGCTACGAGGGCGATGCGCCCAGCCAGCTGGCGCTTGCCATCCTGGCCGACCATCTGGGCGATGAGCAGGCCGTGGCTCTCTATGACCTTTTCATGCGGGAGGTGGTTGCCAATTTCAGCAATGAGTGGGAGATGACGTCGGAAGATATTGACGAGGCTTTGTCGCAGATCCGGAGCCAAGCGGCTTAA